The DNA segment GACGACGTCGGCGTTCCTGCAGGCGCCGGAGACGCCCTCGACCCGCAGCCCGGCAGCCTTGGCGGACTCGATCGACGCCGACCCCTCGCGCAAGCCCACCGTCACGTCCACACCGTTGTCCTTCAGGTTCAGGGCGTGCGCGTGCCCCTGCGATCCGTAGCCAACGATAGCGACACGCTTGGCTTGGATGCGCGACAAATCAGCGTCCGAACAATAGCGAATTTGTGTCATGTGTTGTCTCCAGCGTTCCTTCACCCGTGTACGTTGGGGGCGGGTAATGCGGTGCCTGACGGTAATGCGGTGCCGGGCGGTAATGCGGTGCCTGGCGGTAATGCGGTGCCTGGCGGTAATGCGGTGCCTGGCGGCAATGCAGTGCCTGGCGGTAATGCGGTGCCTGGCGGCAATTCAGCTTCTTCGGGTGCGCTTTCGGACGTGGACGTCGTTCGGGGTGAAAGCGTGTACGATCTGCCCTCGCTCACGACGCTGCGGGCCATGGCGATGGTACCTGTCTGCACCATCTCGCTGACACCGAAGGCTTTCAGGAGCGTAACCAGCCGATCGATCTTGCCTCGCGTACCCGTGACCTCGACAACCAGCGAGCTGGGGGCCACGTCCACGGCCCGGGCGTGAAACACCGAGCAGAGCTGCAAGACCTCGACCCGTTGCGCTGCGTCGCACGCAACACGAATCAGCGCCACGCCCCGCTCGAGGCTCGCGCGATCGGTGATATCGTCTACCCGGCGAACGTTGACGAGCTTGTAGAGGTTGGCCTCGATGAGCCGT comes from the Pseudomonadota bacterium genome and includes:
- the ilvN gene encoding acetolactate synthase small subunit, whose protein sequence is MTEASRSLRTFSVLVDDLPGVLNRVASLFRRRCYNIDSLTVGRTQQPGISRMTIVAEADERAGRLIEANLYKLVNVRRVDDITDRASLERGVALIRVACDAAQRVEVLQLCSVFHARAVDVAPSSLVVEVTGTRGKIDRLVTLLKAFGVSEMVQTGTIAMARSVVSEGRSYTLSPRTTSTSESAPEEAELPPGTALPPGTALPPGTALPPGTALPPGTALPPGTALPSGTALPAPNVHG